In Zingiber officinale cultivar Zhangliang chromosome 3B, Zo_v1.1, whole genome shotgun sequence, a single window of DNA contains:
- the LOC122055946 gene encoding pentatricopeptide repeat-containing protein At5g65570-like, producing MRSPLPLFHKATFSTLVRAQRDTAITFDNYAALLRRCASERSLQDAHRIHCHMTMSGIPPLSLGNKLIDVYLKCGAIHDARQVFDAIPKPHIVSWNAMLSSYVRSQRSHEALSLYKRMLAEGVVPDEFTFSTVYKAFTDLDLVALGAAAHAHLIVSGVDGTNPFVGSSLVDMYAKSGRLADARMVYDRVHNKDVILATALVVGYSHNGEHGDAIKLFQEMIKERIFPNDFTFASILIACGNMEDLRKGLYVHGVMVKMGFKLGCSSHTSLLTMYSRCGLIDDALKVFDTVPNPNTITWTALIGCLVCNHREEVALSMFGNMLSHSFRPNAFTLSTALRACSALALFEQGKLVHALAIKVGFDSSQFVCAALIDTYGKCGQIAKARIIFDDLPELDVASSNCMINVYALNGHGVEALRIFEMMKVQGLKPNDATFVGVLSSCSNAGLLDEGRQVFSFITNHYDKGPSIDHYGCMVDLLGRAGKLEEAEGLLTKIKNPDKVLWRSLLSACKIHGRLDLAKRVARNILELDAGDNGTYILMSNIYASLGQWEEVMRMKSTIRRIKVKKDPAMSWIEVDREFHSFMAGDMDHPKAKEIYTELEKLITRTKELGYVPNTKYVLQEMDEVEKERSLYCHSEKLAVAFGVMNSHGKCHKPITIFKNLRVCGDCHSWIKLVSIVVGKQIIARDSKRFHHFKDGLCSCNDYW from the coding sequence ATGAGATCCCCACTCCCACTCTTTCACAAGGCCACCTTTTCGACGCTTGTCCGAGCCCAACGCGACACTGCGATCACCTTCGACAACTACGCCGCCCTCCTCCGTCGATGCGCCTCCGAGAGGTCCCTCCAAGATGCCCACCGCATCCACTGCCACATGACCATGTCCGGCATCCCTCCACTCTCCCTCGGCAACAAGCTCATCGACGTATACCTCAAATGCGGCGCTATTCACGACGCCCGCCAGGTGTTCGACGCAATTCCCAAGCCGCACATCGTTTCCTGGAACGCCATGCTCTCTTCTTACGTTCGCTCACAGAGAAGCCACGAGGCCCTGAGTCTGTACAAGAGGATGCTCGCGGAGGGCGTCGTGCCAGACGAGTTCACCTTCTCCACCGTTTACAAAGCCTTCACCGACCTTGACCTCGTGGCACTGGGCGCTGCGGCTCATGCCCACCTGATCGTATCTGGTGTGGATGGTACAAATCCTTTCGTCGGCAGCTCCTTGGTCGATATGTACGCCAAGTCCGGAAGATTGGCAGATGCTAGAATGGTGTACGATAGAGTACACAATAAAGATGTTATTTTGGCCACCGCTTTGGTTGTAGGCTATAGCCACAACGGGGAGCACGGCGACGCAATTAAGTTATTTCAGGAGATGATTAAAGAACGTATTTTTCCAAATGACTTCACATTTGCCAGTATTCTGATTGCATGTGGGAATATGGAAGACTTGAGGAAGGGCCTATACGTTCATGGTGTCATGGTGAAGATGGGATTCAAACTGGGATGCTCTTCTCACACATCGCTTCTTACAATGTATTCAAGGTGCGGACTGATAGATGATGCACTGAAGGTGTTCGATACTGTCCCTAATCCAAATACCATAACTTGGACTGCATTAATTGGATGCTTGGTATGTAACCACAGGGAAGAGGTTGCTCTTTCAATGTTCGGTAACATGCTTTCTCATTCATTTAGACCTAATGCATTCACTTTGTCAACAGCTTTGAGAGCATGCTCTGCCCTAGCACTATTTGAACAAGGGAAGCTTGTCCATGCCTTGGCTATTAAAGTTGGGTTTGACAGTAGTCAATTTGTATGTGCTGCATTGATCGATACATATGGGAAATGTGGGCAGATTGCAAAGGCTAGAATTATTTTTGATGATTTGCCAGAGCTAGATGTAGCATCATCAAACTGTATGATCAATGTATATGCACTAAATGGCCATGGAGTCGAAGCACttagaatttttgaaatgatGAAAGTACAAGGTCTGAAGCCAAATGATGCTACATTTGTTGGAGTTCTTTCCTCTTGTAGTAATGCAGGGCTTCTTGATGAAGGACGTCAAGTATTTTCTTTCATCACTAACCATTACGATAAGGGACCATCTATTGACCACTATGGGTGCATGGTTGATCTTCTAGGACGCGCCGGAAAGCTAGAAGAGGCAGAAGGATTACTAACCAAGATTAAGAATCCAGACAAAGTTTTGTGGAGGTCCTTGTTAAGTGCATGCAAGATACATGGGAGACTAGATTTGGCAAAGAGAGTAGCAAGAAATATACTAGAGCTTGATGCAGGCGATAATGGAACCTACATTCTTATGTCAAACATATATGCATCATTGGGTCAATGGGAGGAAGTAATGAGAATGAAATCAACAATTAGAAGAATTAAAGTGAAGAAAGATCCAGCTATGAGTTGGATTGAGGTAGACAGAGAGTTCCATTCATTTATGGCAGGGGATATGGATCACCCAAAGGCAAAAGAGATCTATACAGAATTGGAGAAGTTGATTACAAGGACCAAGGAATTGGGATATGTTCCAAATACAAAGTATGTGTTGCAAGAAATGGATGAAGTGGAAAAGGAGAGATCATTGTATTGCCATAGTGAGAAGTTAGCTGTGGCTTTTGGGGTCATGAACAGCCATGGAAAGTGTCACAAACCCATTACTATCTTTAAGAACCTTAGGGTTTGCGGTGACTGTCATTCTTGGATAAAGTTGGTATCTATCGTAGTGGGTAAACAAATTATTGCTAGAGATTCCAAGAGATTCCATCACTTTAAGGATGGCTTATGTTCATGTAATGATTATTGGTGA